A region from the Corylus avellana chromosome ca7, CavTom2PMs-1.0 genome encodes:
- the LOC132186914 gene encoding BTB/POZ domain-containing protein POB1-like: MRTLNTSTDLFDPRTVMESDFSSGVSPADADFGFAFNDSNFSDRMLRIEILGDQPENRPDSEACISIADWARHRKRRREDIKKENVLDLTAGPEEQILNGNQPDMDDCVVCENPDEEVVAMSEESPSGDEAGNSNDSSWSMDFSTVVRVKTLHISSPILAAKSPFFYKLFSNGMRESEQRHVTLRINASEEAALMELLNFMYSNTLSVTTAPGLLDVLMAADKFEVASCMRYCSRLLRNMPMTPESALLYLELPSSVLMGEAVQPLTDTAKQYLAARYKDMTKFQEEVMALPLAGMEAILSSDDLQVPSEDAVYDFVLKWARAQYPKLEERREVLGLRLARFIRFPYMSPRKLRKILLCSDFDHEVSTKLVLEALFFKAEVPHRQRILAAEESATSNRHTVERAYKYRPVKVVEFDLPRQQCVVYLDLKREECVNLFPTGRVYSQAFHLGGQGFFLSAHCNMDQQSSFHCFGLFLGMQEKGSVTFAVDYEFAARSKPTEEFVSKYKGNYTFTGGKAVGYRNLFAIPWTSFMAEDCLYFINGVLHLRAELTIRH, translated from the exons ATGAGAACTTTGAATACGAGTACGGATCTGTTCGACCCGAGGACGGTGATGGAGTCGGATTTCTCGAGCGGTGTATCGCCTGCGGACGCCGATTTCGGGTTCGCTTTCAACGACAGCAACTTCTCGGACCGGATGCTCCGGATCGAGATCCTGGGAGACCAGCCAGAGAACAGGCCCGATTCGGAGGCGTGCATCAGTATTGCCGATTGGGCACGGCACCGGAAACGGAGGCGAGAGGATATCAAGAAAGAAAACG TTCTAGATCTCACTGCAGGACCGGAGGAGCAAATTTTGAACGGTAACCAGCCTGATATGGATGATTGTGTGGTCTGTGAAAACCCTGATGAGGAAGTAGTTGCAATGAGTGAAGAATCACCCTCAG GTGATGAAGCTGGAAATAGCAATGATTCAAGCTGGAGTATGGATTTTTCTACGGTTGTTAGAGTTAAAACATTACATATCAGCTCTCCTATTTTGGCTGCCAAAAGTCCATTCTTCTATAAG TTATTCTCAAATGGGATGAGGGAGTCGGAGCAGCGACATGTAACCCTTCGGATCAATGCCTCTG AGGAAGCTGCTCTCATGGAGCTCCTGAATTTTATGTACAGTAATACCTTATCCGTAACTACAGCTCCTGGTTTGCTGGATGTTCTTATGGCCGCCGACAAATTTGAGGTTGCGTCATGCATGAGGTACTGCAGTCGACTATTGCGGAATATGCCCATGACGCCTGAGTCTGCTTTGCTTTATCTGGAGCTTCCTTCTAGCGTTTTAATGGGTGAGGCAGTCCAGCCTTTGACAGACACTGCAAAGCAGTATCTTGCTGCCCGCTATAAGGATATGACCAA GTTCCAAGAAGAGGTGATGGCCTTGCCCCTTGCTGGAATGGAGGCAATATTGTCCAGTGATGATCTCCAGGTTCCATCAGAGGATGCTGTATATGACTTTGTGTTGAAGTGGGCTAGGGCTCAGTACCCAAAACTGGAAGAGCGGCGAGAAGTCCTGGGGTTACGTCTTGCACGCTTCATTCGCTTCCCTTACATGAGCCCCCGGAAGCTTAGGAAGATCTTACTCTGTAGTGACTTTGATCATGAGGTTTCAACCAAGCTTGTGTTAGAGGCCCTCTTTTTTAAGGCCGAAGTCCCACACCGCCAACGCATTCTAGCTGCAGAAGAGTCTGCCACCTCAAATCGTCACACTGTGGAGCGGGCCTACAAGTATCGGCCTGTTAAGGTGGTAGAATTTGACCTTCCCCGTCAGCAGTGCGTGGTATATCTGGACCTGAAGCGGGAGGAGTGTGTAAATTTGTTCCCTACTGGACGGGTGTATTCTCAGGCATTCCATTTGGGTGGGCAGGGGTTCTTCCTGTCAGCCCACTGCAACATGGATCAGCAGAGCTCTTTCCACTGCTTTGGGCTGTTTCTAGGGATGCAGGAAAAGGGGTCAGTGACTTTTGCGGTAGACTATGAATTTGCAGCAAGATCGAAGCCAACAGAGGAGTTTGTTAGCAAATACAAAGGCAACTACACATTCACTGGGGGCAAGGCAGTTGGGTACCGAAACCTATTTGCCATACCATGGACTTCCTTCATGGCTGAGGATTGTCTCTACTTTATAAATGGCGTCCTCCATCTTAGAGCTGAGCTTACCATCAGGCACTGA
- the LOC132186602 gene encoding uncharacterized protein LOC132186602 translates to MALDARSSAIEPNAAGGFNTIKEESCKQKQRIASLDVFRGITVAVMILVDNAGGILPAINHSPWNGSTLADFVMPFFLFIVGISLVLTYKKLACRAVATRKAILRASKLFTLGIFLQGGFIHRINDLTYGVDIKYMRWMGILQRIAIAYLVTALCEIWLKGDNNNNINVNSGSSLLRKYRFQWALAFMLTTLYLSLSYGLYVPDWDFQIPIATSSSAPKLFTVKCGVGGDTGPACNAVAMIDRKILGIQHLYTRPVYARTHQCSINSPDYGPSPSDAPSWCQAPFDPEGLLSSVMAIVTCLVGLHYGHIIVHYKDHRDRMLHWMITTACLIILGFALDSCGMHFNKSLYTFSYSCFTAGVAGILFAAIYFMVDVCGYRRPTVLMEWMGVHALTIYILAACNVVPLLLLGFYWGEPHNNFLRLIGVGI, encoded by the coding sequence ATGGCCCTTGATGCAAGATCCTCGGCTATTGAGCCTAATGCCGCTGGTGGGTTCAATACGATTAAAGAGGAAAGTTGCAAGCAAAAGCAACGTATTGCCTCACTGGACGTATTTCGCGGCATCACTGTGGCGGTAATGATACTCGTGGATAATGCTGGTGGAATCCTGCCTGCTATTAACCATTCACCTTGGAATGGTTCAACCCTTGCAGATTTTGTCATGCCGTTTTTCCTCTTCATTGTTGGTATTTCACTTGTGCTTACGTACAAGAAATTGGCATGCAGAGCTGTTGCAACCAGAAAAGCAATATTACGGGCTTCCAAGCTTTTCACATTAGGCATTTTCCTTCAAGGCGGCTTCATTCATCGCATAAACGATTTAACTTATGGAGTGGATATAAAATATATGAGATGGATGGGTATACTCCAGAGAATTGCCATAGCATATCTGGTGACAGCATTGTGTGAGATTTGGCTCAAGggtgataataataataacattaatGTTAATTCCGGATCATCTCTGCTCAGGAAGTATCGATTCCAGTGGGCTTTGGCTTTCATGCTTACAACTCTATATCTTTCCTTGTCATATGGCTTGTATGTGCCTGATTGGGACTTTCAGATTCCAATTGCAACTTCCTCCTCTGCACCAAAATTGTTTACCGTCAAATGTGGAGTCGGCGGTGACACTGGCCCAGCTTGTAATGCTGTTGCAATGATTGACCGTAAGATATTGGGTATACAACATTTATATACAAGACCAGTCTACGCAAGAACACATCAATGCAGTATTAACTCCCCAGACTATGGCCCATCACCGTCTGATGCTCCATCATGGTGTCAAGCCCCTTTTGATCCTGAAGGGCTTTTAAGCTCTGTGATGGCCATTGTTACCTGCTTGGTTGGTTTGCATTATGGGCACATTATTGTCCATTATAAGGATCACAGAGATAGGATGCTTCACTGGATGATCACAACCGCTTGTCTCATTATCTTGGGCTTTGCCTTGGATTCCTGTGGGATGCATTTTAACAAGTCTCTTTACACATTCAGCTACTCGTGTTTCACTGCTGGTGTTGCTGGCATTCTTTTTGCTGCAATTTACTTCATGGTTGATGTGTGTGGATATAGGCGCCCTACTGTGCTTATGGAGTGGATGGGGGTGCATGCGCTGACGATTTATATCCTTGCTGCCTGCAACGTCGTGCCACTTCTCCTCCTGGGATTCTATTGGGGGGAGCCTCACAATAATTTTCTTAGGTTAATTGGAGTTGGAATATAG
- the LOC132188432 gene encoding eukaryotic translation initiation factor 1A-like, producing the protein MPKNKGKGGKNRKRGKNEADDDKRELLFKEDGQEYAQVNRMLGNGRCEATCIDGTKRLCHIRGKMHKKVWIAAGDIVLVGLRDYQDDKADIILKYMPDEARLLKAYGELPETTRLNEGIAAGLVEEDEGVGSNYVVFEDEDIDKI; encoded by the coding sequence ATGCCGAAGAATAAGGGAAAGGGAGGGAAGAACAGGAAGCGAGGAAAGAACGAGGCGGACGACGATAAACGGGAGTTGTTGTTCAAAGAAGACGGGCAAGAGTACGCCCAGGTGAACCGAATGCTGGGGAACGGCCGGTGCGAGGCCACGTGCATCGACGGCACAAAGCGGCTCTGCCACATCCGCGGGAAGATGCACAAGAAGGTGTGGATTGCCGCAGGGGACATTGTACTCGTTGGGCTCAGGGACTACCAGGACGACAAGGCTGACATCATCCTCAAGTACATGCCCGACGAGGCCAGGCTCTTGAAGGCCTACGGGGAGTTACCGGAGACTACCAGGTTGAACGAGGGGATTGCTGCTGGATTGGTCGAGGAGGATGAAGGAGTCGGGAGTAATTATGTTGTGTTCGAGGATGAGGATATTGATAAGATTTAG
- the LOC132187812 gene encoding uncharacterized protein LOC132187812: MFLRIAKLKPLASSVESSWSHQFLQRRLVSGTAKGKAKIKGGQTIKRSKMNTKKGQPDSKSGGAGANKTFEREDRLENMCMNAPTPVRYLTPRERAREARREKLGLLSKDRKRELEMMKKKDYKEKMGLSEEPVIIGTPGLDLITLGLVDAEKIPKYELTVEDGRRLAKEYSRVLMRRQRARQAAESTFLRLKKEAIEALPDDLRAAALVPDLTPFPENRFMATLTPPIEGYIDKVKEAAKKSSGREKLR, from the coding sequence ATGTTCCTCCGAATCGCAAAGCTAAAGCCTCTGGCGTCGTCAGTGGAGTCCTCCTGGAGCCACCAATTCCTCCAGCGAAGGCTGGTTAGCGGAACCGCGAAGGGCAAGGCCAAAATCAAAGGAGGCCAAACCATAAAGCGATCCAAAATGAACACCAAAAAAGGCCAACCCGACTCCAAGAGCGGCGGAGCGGGAGCCAATAAAACGTTCGAGCGAGAAGACAGGCTCGAGAATATGTGCATGAATGCTCCCACGCCCGTCCGATACCTGACCCCTAGAGAAAGAGCACGCGAAGCCAGGAGAGAGAAGCTGGGCCTTCTCAGCAAAGACCGGAAGCGAGAGCtggagatgatgaagaagaaggactACAAGGAGAAGATGGGACTCTCGGAGGAGCCAGTGATAATTGGGACTCCGGGATTGGATCTGATTACTCTGGGACTCGTAGACGCCGAAAAGATCCCCAAATACGAGCTCACTGTCGAGGATGGGCGCCGATTGGCGAAGGAGTACAGTAGGGTTCTGATGCGGCGGCAACGGGCTAGACAGGCCGCGGAGTCGACTTTCTTGAGGCTGAAGAAGGAGGCCATTGAGGCGCTGCCGGATGATTTGAGAGCGGCAGCTTTGGTGCCGGATTTGACTCCGTTCCCGGAGAACCGGTTCATGGCGACTTTGACTCCGCCGATTGAGGGTTACATTGATAAGGTCAAGGAAGCGGCGAAAAAGAGCAGTGGAAGGGAGAAGCTACGATGA
- the LOC132187025 gene encoding protein CURVATURE THYLAKOID 1A, chloroplastic, which translates to MAAAAAYATACPNTAVLVPRLPTTARCSALPYLSPRLSSTSFRASTIKLSESRRSSLLLTRASEETSTSIDTSELFTDLKEKWDAVENKSTVLLYGGGAIVAVWLSSILVGAINSVPLLPKLLELVGLGYTGWFVYRYLLFKSSRKELATDIEALKKKIAGTE; encoded by the exons ATGGCAGCAGCGGCGGCATATGCGACGGCCTGTCCCAACACGGCCGTCTTAGTCCCACGCCTCCCCACCACCGCTCGCTGCTCTGCCTTGCCTTACCTTTCACCTCGCTTGTCTTCCACTTCTTTTCGTGCTTCTACTATTAAGCTTTCAG AATCCCGCAGGTCTTCTCTGCTTTTGACCAGAGCCTCAGAAGAGACATCCACTTCTATTGACACTAGTGAGCTTTTTACAGACTTGAAGGAAAAG TGGGATGCAGTTGAAAACAAGTCCACAGTACTTCTCTATGGAGGTGGGGCAATAGTTGCTGTTTGGCTTTCTTCAATTCTAGTTGGTGCTATCAACTCAGTCCCTTTG CTTCCAAAGCTTCTGGAGTTGGTAGGGCTAGGATATACAGGATGGTTTGTCTACCGTTATCTTCTCTTCAAG TCAAGCAGAAAAGAACTAGCTACAGATATTGAAgcattgaagaagaagattgcTGGAACTGAATAA
- the LOC132186603 gene encoding uncharacterized protein LOC132186603, with product MTIRGCNSRIFRHDQRLMGLISNIRYIIWLMFAAFSLSSSFAQGSNDYNIESLNAFIHDHADKALVKPHTGTLYNIPLPANFSGMEVSVVRIRSGEFWAKGANFSFFHIPPGIRPIPYAKRLSILYQNLGNWSSYYYNVPGYRLVAPVVGLTAYDSSNSSAIGNRRVDFSIMGDPISVHFFNIVIQAGKNDHVTPKCVEFGADGSFELQDMNESYVCITQGEGHFSVVVQKKQEGNMKLWALGFGFVGLVSVVLVMVAIVRLLRRNKMRKMEKQSERGVAFDTFWIGGSKMPSASMVRTQPALENRYVP from the coding sequence ATGACCATCCGCGGCTGCAATTCAAGAATATTTCGACATGATCAAAGATTGATGGGCTTGATCTCCAACATCCGGTACATCATATGGTTGATGTTTGCTGCTTtctcattatcatcatcatttgCTCAAGGCTCCAACGACTACAACATTGAGTCTTTGAATGCTTTTATTCATGATCATGCAGATAAGGCACTGGTAAAGCCACACACAGGCACTCTATACAATATCCCCCTCCCTGCCAACTTCTCTGGCATGGAAGTTTCAGTTGTTAGAATCCGAAGTGGGGAATTTTGGGCCAAAGGAGCCAATTTTAGCTTCTTCCATATCCCTCCAGGGATTCGACCAATCCCTTATGCAAAAAGATTATCAATACTATATCAAAACTTGGGCAATTGGTCTTCTTATTACTACAATGTCCCCGGTTATAGATTGGTTGCCCCTGTTGTTGGCCTCACGGCTTACGATTCTTCCAATTCAAGCGCCATAGGTAATCGAAGGGTCGATTTCAGCATCATGGGGGATCCCATTtcagttcatttttttaatattgtgaTACAAGCTGGAAAAAATGATCATGTGACGCCAAAATGTGTCGAATTTGGTGCTGATGGGTCTTTTGAATTACAGGACATGAATGAGTCTTACGTTTGTATTACACAAGGTGAAGGTCATTTTTCTGTTGTTGTTCAAAAGAAACAAGAGGGGAATATGAAATTGTGGGCGCTCGGATTCGGATTTGTTGGGTTGGTTTCAGTGGTTTTGGTTATGGTGGCCATTGTCAGACTTTTGAGGAGGAATAAGATGAGAAAAATGGAGAAGCAATCTGAAAGAGGGGTTgcttttgatacattttggatTGGGGGAAGTAAAATGCCATCTGCATCAATGGTTAGAACCCAGCCAGCCCTTGAAAATCGTTATGTTCCTTga